GCGGCGAGATCGCCTTCGGCGAACGCGGCCACGAGGCGGTCCGGCGGGCGCTGCTGGACGACTTCGCCATCCAGCTGACCGAGGTCCGGCCGATGGCGACGCTGGAGAGCATCCACCGCTTCGCCGGCCGCGAGGCGCACGAGCTGGTCCTGGTCTACGAGGTCACCACCACCGACCCGCAGGTCTGGTCGCAGCCGCGGCTGCGCAGCCGGCGCGGGGACCTGACCGCGATCTGGGCGCCGGTGGACATGTTCCGCCGCAACGAGGCGCAGCTGCTGCCGGAGGGCCTGCTCCCGCTGCTGGGCTGACCGGGTTCAGGCGCGGGCGAGCAGCACCACGAGCAGGACGGCGACGAGCGCGGCGCCGATCCCGAGGACGAGCACGGCGGGCGCCAGCCGGCGATCCGCCGCGGCGTTCGGCAGCTGCGTCCGCAGCGGAAGGGTGGCGTGCGACGCGTACGGCTCGGCGTCGGGAGTCTGTTGCTGCCAGGCCGTGTTGGGCGGCGGCGGCGGGACCGGCGGGACGCCCGGCGTCGTGTCGGTCATGGCCGTGCTCTTTCCTTTCGGCGAGTGTCCCGCTGCTGGAGACGCCCGCGCGCCCGCGGACGCGGGAGCGAGCGTAAGCCTCGTGGACCGGATCCGGCTGACGAATACGGAAAGTGATGGGCACCCCCGGCAGGGGACCGCCGCCGGGTCCGTTCCCCACCCTGCGCCACGGGGTGGCACCATGCCGCGGGTGCGCGTGCTGATGCTGTCCTGGGAGTACCCGCCGGTGCTCGTCGGCGGGCTCGGCCGGCACGTGCACGCGCTGGCCGAGGCGCTGGTCCGGGCCGGGCACGAGGTCACCGTGGTCAGCCGGCATCCGGGCACCGCCGGGGTCGCGTACGACGAGGTACGCGGCGGGGTGCGGGTCGTCCGGGTGCCCGAGGACCCGTCGCTGCTCAGCTTCACCGACGACCTGCTGGCCTGGACGATGGCGCTCAACCACACGCTGACCCGGGCCGGGCTCGCGGTCTGCGCCGGCGAGACGTTCGACGTCGTGCACGCGCACGACTGGCTGGTCGCGCACGCCGCCACCACGCTCAAGCACCACCTTCGCGTCCCGCTGGTCGCCACCCTGCACGCGACCGAGGCCGGCCGGCACCAGGGCTGGCTGCCCGGGCCGCTCAACCGTGGCATCCATTCGATCGAGTGGTGGCTGACGTACGAGGCCCGCCGGGTGATCGCGTGCTCGGCGTACATGCGGTGGGAGGTGACCCGGCTGTTCGAGCTGCCGCCGGAGAAGGTCGACGTGCTGCCCAACGGGGTCGACGTCGCGCGCTGGCAGGTCGCGCCGGACCAGGTCGCGGCCGCCCGGCGGCGGTGGGCCGGGGACGGGCCGCTGCTCTCGTACGGAGGGCGGCTGGTGCACGAGAAGGGCGTGCAGGACCTGATCGCGGCCGTGCCCCGGCTGCGGCGGCGGCACCCGGGGCTGCGGCTGGTCGTGGCCGGCACCGGGCCGGCGGCCGAGGAACTGCGGGAGCAGGCCCGGGGGCTGCGGCTGGGGCGGTCGGTGGCGTTCGCCGGGTTCGTGCCGGACGCCGACCTGGCCGCGCTGGTCGCCGCGGCGGACTGCGCCGTCGTCCCCAGCCGGTACGAGCCGTTCGGGCTGGTCGCGCTGGAGGCGACCG
The DNA window shown above is from Mycobacteriales bacterium and carries:
- a CDS encoding glycosyltransferase family 4 protein is translated as MPRVRVLMLSWEYPPVLVGGLGRHVHALAEALVRAGHEVTVVSRHPGTAGVAYDEVRGGVRVVRVPEDPSLLSFTDDLLAWTMALNHTLTRAGLAVCAGETFDVVHAHDWLVAHAATTLKHHLRVPLVATLHATEAGRHQGWLPGPLNRGIHSIEWWLTYEARRVIACSAYMRWEVTRLFELPPEKVDVLPNGVDVARWQVAPDQVAAARRRWAGDGPLLSYGGRLVHEKGVQDLIAAVPRLRRRHPGLRLVVAGTGPAAEELREQARGLRLGRSVAFAGFVPDADLAALVAAADCAVVPSRYEPFGLVALEATAAGTPVAVADVGGLAEIVADGRTGVRFAPGDPAALADAVDGVLADQVRARRMVRAGRAGLAAEHTWAGVAERTAATYALAVTQERALHASGRAAPRLVVRDGNLLTGASS